From the genome of Aspergillus fumigatus Af293 chromosome 1, whole genome shotgun sequence, one region includes:
- the tubA gene encoding tubulin beta chain: MREIVHLQTGQCGNQIGAAFWQTISGEHGLDGSGHGGNTENKEEADACLMGNNSYNGSSDLQLERMNVYFNEANGDKYVPRAVLVDLEPGTMDAVRAGPFGELFRPDNFVFGQSGAGNNWAKGHYTEGAELVDQVIDVVRREAEGCDCLQGFQVTHSLGGGTGAGMGTLLISKIREEFPDRMMATFSVVPSPKVSDTVVEPYNATLSVHQLVEHSDETFCIDNEALYDICMRTLKLSNPSYGDLNHLVSAVMSGVTTCLRFPGQLNSDLRKLAVNMVPFPRLHFFMVGFAPLTSRGAHSFRAVSVPELTQQMFDPKNMMAASDFRNGRYLTCSAIFRGKVSMKEVEDQMRNIQSKNQSYFVEWIPNNIQTALCSIPPRGLKMSSTFIGNSTSIQELFKRVGDQFTAMFRRKAFLHWYTGEGMDEMEFTEAESNMNDLVSEYQQYQDASISEGEEEYGEEEPLEAEE; the protein is encoded by the exons ATGCGTGAAATC GTTCACCTTCAGACCGGTCAGTGT GGTAACCAAATTGGTGCCGCTTTCTG GCAGACCATCTCTGGTGAGCATGGCCTTGACGGCTCTGGCCA CGGCGGAAACACGGAAAACAAGGAAGAAGCGGACGCGTGTCTGATGGGAAATAATAGCTACAATGGCTCCTCCGATCTCCAGCTGGAGCGTATGAACGTCTATTTCAACGAG GCCAACGGTGACAAATATGTTCCTCGTGCCGTTCTGGTCGATCTCGAGCCTGGTACCATGGACGCTGTCCGTGCCGGTCCCTTCGGCGAGCTATTCCGTCCCGACAACTTCGTCTTCGGCCAGTCCGGTGCTGGTAACAACTGGGCCAAGGGTCACTACACCGAGGGCGCCGAGTTGGTCGACCAGGTTATCGATGTCGTCCGTCGTGAGGCTGAAGGCTGTGACTGCCTCCAGGGCTTCCAGGTCACCCACTCTCTCGGTGGTGGTACCGGTGCCGGTATGGGTACTCTTCTGATCTCCAAGATCCGTGAGGAGTTCCCCGACCGTATGATGGCGACCTTCTCCGTTGTTCCCTCCCCCAAGGTTTCCGACACTGTCGTTGAGCCTTACAACGCTACCCTCTCCGTTCACCAGCTCGTTGAGCACTCCGATGAGACCTTCTGTATCGACAACGAG GCTCTGTACGACATTTGCATGCGCACCCTTAAGCTCTCTAACCCCTCTTACGGTGACCTGAACCACCTGGTCTCCGCCGTCATGTCCGGCGTCACCACTTGCCTTCGTTTCCCTGGTCAGCTCAACTCTGATCTGCGCAAGTTGGCCGTCAACATGGTTCCCTTCCCTCGTCTGCACTTCTTCATGGTCGGCTTCGCTCCTCTGACCAGCCGCGGTGCTCACTCTTTCCGTGCTGTCTCCGTTCCTGAGTTGACCCAGCAGATGTTCGACCCCAAGAACATGATGGCTGCTTCCGACTTCCGCAATGGACGTTACCTCACCTGCTCTGCCATTTT CCGTGGTAAGGTTTCAAtgaaggaggtcgaggaccAGATGCGCAACATCCAGTCCAAGAACCAGAGCTACTTCGTTGAGTGGATTCCCAACAACATCCAGACCGCTCTGTGCTCCATTCCCCCCCGTGGCCTCAAGATGTCCTCGACCTTCATTGGTAACTCCACCTCCATTCAGGAGTTGTTCAAGCGTGTCGGTGATCAGTTCACTGCTATGTTCCGTCGCAAGGCTTTCTTGCATTGGTACACTGGCGAGGGTATGGACGAGATGGAGTTCACTGAGGCCGAGAGCAACATGAACGATCTGGTCTCCGAATACCAGCAGTACCAGGACGCCTCCATCTCTGAGGGTGAGGAGGAGTA cggcgaggaggagcccCTCGAGGCTGAGGAGTAA
- a CDS encoding U2 snRNP complex subunit CUS2, with product MASRSPSEEAPKPAPFSNFPQDPAEFDSDPRISFSKLDNKFILETEDGQEFEYDTVLKRWIPTVDDDLLRQQQEAYKIQGVDENEQVTAQQLRKKRKQQTSGDENNGQKPKKQRVNTAVFVTSIPLDAEFDEIRDVFSKCGVIAEEIDSGRPRIKMYMDENGKFKGEALIVYFRPESVNLAIQMLDESDFRLGVSGPQGPMKVQAADFSFKSQQEAPAKSSMRDKKKIIKRTQKLNSKLADWSDDEPSILTDTSSRFEKVVILKHMFTLKEIDEDPAAILDIKDDIREECSKLGEVTNVVLYDKEPDGVVSVRFTDPEAARQCVRVMDGRFFAGTRVEAYITDGKEKFKKSNERRAALEDMAERGLDAEDEEENARLDEFGTWLESSHVVENTAK from the exons ATGGCATCTCGAAGCCCCAGCGAAGAAGCACCTAAACCGGCGCCGTTTAGCAACTTCCCGCAGGACCCGGCTGAATTCGACAGCGACCCCAGAATTTCCTTCTCGAAGCTGGACAACAAGTTTATACTAGAGACTGAAGACGGACAGGAATTTGAATACGATACGGTTTTAAAACGATGGATTCCGACG GTCGACGATGACTTGCTCCGGCAGCAACAAGAAGCCTACAAGATTCAAGGGGTGGACGAAAATGAACAAGTCACTGCGCAACaattgaggaagaagcggaagcagCAGACAAGTGGGGATGAG AATAATGGCCAAAAGCCAAAAAAACAACGAGTGAACACTGCCGTCTTCGTCACATCTATTCCCCTTGATGCTGAGTTCGATGAGATCCGCGACGTCTTCTCCAAGTGTGGCGTTATCGCCGAAGAGATTGACAGTGGCCGGCCCCGAATTAAGATGTATATGGATGAAAACGGCAAGTTCAAGGGCGAGGCTTTGATAGTGTATTTCCGGCCGGAGTCTGTCAACCTCGCCATACAGATGCTGGACGAGTCAGACTTTAGGTTAGGGGTGTCGGGGCCGCAGGGACCGATGAAGGTCCAGGCTGCAGATTTCTCGTTCAAGAGCCAACAAGAGGCACCGGCAAAGAGCAGCATGAGGGATAAGAAAAAGATCATCAAGAGGACTCAGAAACTAAATAG CAAACTCGCTGATTGGAGTGACGACGAGCCATCAATTCTGACAGACACGAGCTCTAGGTTTGAGAAAGTTGTCATACTCAAACACATGTTTACtctgaaggagatcgac GAGGACCCAGCAGCCATCCTCGACATCAAGGACGACATTCGGGAGGAGTGCTCCAAATTAGGCGAGGTTACGAATGTCGTTCTATATGACAAAGAGCCCGATGGAGTTGTCAGCGTTCGTTTCACCGATCCTGAAGCCGCCAGACAATGCGTCAGA GTCATGGATGGTCGTTTTTTCGCCGGCACACGCGTCGAAGCCTACATCACAGATGGGAAAGAGAAGTTCAAAAAGAGCAATGAGAGGCGGGCAGCTCTGGAGGATATGGCGGAGAGAGGACTTGACgctgaagacgaggaagaaaacgCACGGTTGGACGAATTTGGGACTTGGCTGGAAAGCTCCCATGTGGTGGAAAATACTGCCAAGTAG
- a CDS encoding ammonium permease MEP2 — protein sequence MAEYPVAYNGTIATGGDSLTEDLNIYYSSGDIAWVVTSTALVLLMIPGVGFFYSGLARRKSALSLIWLSIMSVGVVSFQWFFWGYSLAFSHTAGKYIGDLSNFGFKGVLAAPSVGSSKVPDLLFAVFQGMFACITVALAVGAVAERGRMLPCMVFSFIWTTIIYDPIACWTWNSSGWVFNLGGLDFAGGTPVHIASGSAALAYSLMLGKRRGHGTHELNYRPHNVTHVVIGTVFLWVGWFGFNAGSALAANMRAVMAAFVTNLAASVGGVTWCLLDYRLERKWSTVGFCSGVIAGLVAITPGSGFVPPWAAFIFGVVGAIACNYATKLKYWLKIDDALDIFAVHGIGGLVGNILTAFFAADYIAHLDGFSEIPGGWLNHNWVQLGYQLADSVTGFAYSFFGSCLILFLINLVPGLSLRAAEEDEILGIDDAEIGEFAYDYVEITRDVIAGVEGHDGLDGSSKRTITPTEGHEGAIETKA from the exons ATGGCGGAATACCCGGTGGCCTACAATGGCACCATAGCAACGGGTGGAGATTCCTTGACGGAGGATTTGAACATATACTACAGC TCTGGTGACATTGCATGGGTTGTCACATCAACCGCATTAGTCCTGCTTATGATTCCTGGTGTTGG CTTCTTCTACTCCGGTCTTGCCCGTCGAAAGTCAGCCCTCTCTCTGATATGGCTCTCGATAATGTCTGTCGGTGTCGTTTCCTTCCAGTGGTTTTTCTGGGGCTACTCACTAGCTTTTTCCCATACTGCTGGAAAGTACATTGGTGATTTATCGAATTTTGGATTCAAGGGTGTGCTGGCAGCGCCTTCTGttggcagcagcaaggtGCCGGATCTGCTCTTCGCCGTGTTCCAGGGAATGTTCGCTTGCATTAC TGTAGCGCTTGCCGTCGGTGCTGTGGCTGAACGTGGCCGTATGCTTCCGTGCATGGTTTTCTCCTTTATCTGGACCACGATCATCTATGACCCTATCGCTTGCTGGACATGGAATTCCTCCGGTTGGGTCTTCAACCTCGGTGGCTTGGACTTTGCAGGCGGCACACCTGTGCACATTGCCTCCGGCTCAGCAGCATTGGCGTACTCTTTGATGCTCGGGAAACGCCGTGGTCACGGCACCCATGAGCTCAACTACCGCCCTCACAACGTCACCCACGTTGTCATTGGCACTGTGTTTCTCTGGGTTGGATGGTTCGGATTCAACGCTGGCTCGGCCCTTGCCGCCAACATGCGAGCTGTTATGGCAGCATTTGTGACTAACCTCGCCGCTTCTGTTGGTGGTGTCACTTGGTGTCTTCTGGATTACCGACTCGAGAGGAAGTGGTCTACTGTGGGTTTCTGCTCGGGAGTCATCGCTGGCTTGGTCGCTATTACTCCTGGATCTGGCTTCGTGCCCCCATGGGCCGCTTTCATCTTCGGTGTTGTCGGCGCTATCGCTTGCAACTATGCCACCAAACTCAAGTATTGGCTCAAGATTGATGACGCCCTGGATATCTTTGCCGTCCACGGCATTGGGGGACTCGTTGGCAACATCCTGACTGCATTCTTTGCCGC TGACTACATTGCGCACCTCGATGGCTTTAGTGAGATCCCCGGTGGATGGTTAAACCACAACTGGGTTCAACTGGGGTACCAACTAGCCGACTCTGTTACTGGCTTCGCGTACTCCTTCTTTGGTAGCTGTCTCAtccttttcctcatcaaTTTGGTCCCTGGTCTCAGCCTCCGCgctgccgaagaagatgagattCTGGGTATCGACGACGCCGAAATTGGCGAGTTTGCT TATGACTATGTCGAAATCACTCGCGATGTGATCGCCGGCGTTGAGGGCcatgatggccttgatggctcCTCTAAGCGGACAATCACCCCTACCGAGGGCCACGAGGGCGCCATTGAAACGAAGGCTTGA